In Terriglobales bacterium, a single window of DNA contains:
- a CDS encoding phosphatase PAP2 family protein — protein MSAHPHSFPPPLPEPERAPRPPRLRTALLAALAAAVLALLLFAWLADEVFEGDVAAFDARVRDAVHAFSSPALTAVMRTFSLIGYQGLIAAFAASVVIFLLLRWRRAALWLVFSVAGALVLDLALKSAYHRPRPTPFFGDLRHDWSFPSGHALFSFCFYGVLAGVLAARLRSPGLKVLVWALAAALIAAIGLSRIYLGVHYPSDVLAGYLAAAVWVSSLVAADRWRRGRNQAAKS, from the coding sequence ATGAGCGCCCACCCGCACTCCTTCCCGCCTCCGCTGCCCGAACCGGAGCGCGCCCCCCGGCCTCCGCGCCTGCGCACCGCGCTGCTGGCCGCGCTGGCCGCGGCGGTGCTGGCGCTCCTGCTCTTCGCCTGGCTGGCCGACGAGGTCTTCGAAGGCGACGTCGCCGCCTTCGACGCCCGCGTGCGCGACGCCGTGCACGCCTTCTCCTCGCCCGCGCTGACCGCCGTCATGCGGACGTTTTCCCTCATCGGCTACCAGGGCCTGATCGCTGCCTTCGCCGCCAGCGTCGTCATCTTCCTCCTGCTGCGCTGGCGCCGCGCCGCCCTGTGGCTGGTCTTCAGCGTAGCCGGCGCCCTGGTCCTCGACCTCGCGCTCAAGAGCGCCTACCACCGTCCCCGGCCCACGCCCTTCTTCGGTGACCTGCGCCACGACTGGAGCTTCCCCAGCGGCCACGCCCTCTTCTCCTTCTGTTTTTATGGAGTGCTGGCGGGAGTGCTGGCCGCGCGCCTGCGCTCCCCCGGGCTGAAGGTGCTGGTGTGGGCGCTGGCCGCGGCGCTGATCGCCGCCATCGGCCTCTCCCGCATCTACCTGGGCGTGCACTATCCCAGCGACGTGCTGGCGGGATATTTGGCGGCGGCGGTGTGGGTCAGCTCCCTGGTCGCCGCCGACCGCTGGCGCCGCGGCCGCAACCAAGCCGCCAAGTCATGA
- a CDS encoding MJ1255/VC2487 family glycosyltransferase produces the protein MARILYGVNGEGSGHSTRAREVLSHLVRSGHTVHVVSFDRGLRNLKDDFQVTEIYGLRFAYVNDRVRYRRTLGKNLVTVPQAARSLRSLLRQVDDWGIELVITDFEPLSCRVARRRRLPLISIDNQHCLTNAEISYPPQYRREAAAAKLVTRLMTPGAGAYLVISFFQPPVRRKGTWIFPPILRREVLDTRPTSGDHVLVYVTSPSARLVELLRRIRGRFLLYGFDREGEDANLTFKRPSLPGFLHDLASCRAVIANAGFSLVSEALHLGKPYLAYPVQRQFEQVFNAYYVDKMGYGAWWDDLNKERIESFLYNLDSYRERLAGYPRQDNSALLARLDSLIAEHLG, from the coding sequence ATGGCGCGCATCCTCTACGGCGTGAACGGCGAGGGCTCGGGGCACTCCACCCGCGCCCGCGAAGTGCTCTCCCACCTGGTGCGCTCTGGCCACACCGTGCACGTGGTCTCGTTCGACCGCGGCCTGCGCAACCTGAAGGACGACTTCCAGGTCACCGAGATCTACGGCCTGCGCTTTGCCTACGTGAACGACCGGGTGCGCTACCGCCGCACCCTGGGCAAGAACCTGGTCACCGTGCCCCAGGCCGCGCGCAGCCTCCGCAGTCTCCTGCGCCAGGTGGACGACTGGGGCATCGAGCTGGTGATCACCGACTTCGAGCCGCTCTCCTGCCGCGTGGCCCGGCGCCGCCGCCTGCCCCTCATCTCCATCGACAACCAGCACTGCCTCACCAACGCCGAGATCTCCTACCCGCCGCAGTACCGGCGCGAGGCCGCGGCCGCCAAGCTGGTCACCCGCCTCATGACCCCGGGCGCCGGCGCCTACCTCGTCATCTCGTTCTTCCAGCCGCCGGTGCGTCGCAAGGGAACCTGGATCTTCCCGCCCATCCTGCGCCGCGAAGTGCTCGACACGCGCCCCACTTCCGGCGACCACGTGCTCGTCTACGTGACCTCGCCCTCGGCGCGCCTGGTGGAGCTGCTGCGCCGCATCCGCGGCCGCTTCCTGCTCTACGGCTTCGACCGCGAGGGCGAAGACGCCAACCTCACCTTCAAGAGGCCCAGTCTCCCCGGCTTCCTCCACGATCTGGCTTCCTGCCGCGCCGTCATCGCCAACGCCGGCTTCTCCCTGGTCTCGGAGGCGCTCCACCTGGGCAAGCCTTACCTCGCCTATCCCGTGCAGCGGCAGTTCGAGCAGGTCTTCAACGCTTACTACGTGGACAAGATGGGCTATGGCGCCTGGTGGGACGACCTCAACAAGGAGCGCATCGAGTCCTTCCTCTACAACCTGGATTCCTACCGCGAGCGCCTCGCCGGCTATCCCCGCCAGGACAACTCGGCGCTGCTGGCCCGGCTGGACTCCCTGATCGCGGAGCATCTGGGATGA